One Anaerohalosphaeraceae bacterium genomic region harbors:
- the lspA gene encoding signal peptidase II: MTSECAQTKESSACGCRFSPPDKTAWVLWSTLALFGAVADLWTKQAVFDWLGPVGSGKIYRVIPGFFHLVPCLNSGAAFSIFQGQRFYLSAVSILALLVIGFLFTLGKIQGRLLQTAIGLITAGILGNLYDRLFNHGLVRDFLDFHIRSYHWPTFNLADTLLCIGVGLILLAGFTSEACQKQNPPQK, encoded by the coding sequence ATGACTTCTGAGTGCGCCCAGACGAAGGAATCGTCCGCGTGTGGATGCCGTTTTTCCCCTCCGGATAAGACGGCATGGGTCTTGTGGAGCACCCTGGCTCTGTTCGGAGCTGTTGCAGACCTCTGGACCAAGCAGGCCGTCTTCGACTGGCTGGGCCCTGTCGGCAGCGGAAAAATCTATCGGGTTATTCCCGGTTTCTTCCATCTGGTTCCGTGTCTGAACTCCGGAGCCGCCTTCAGCATCTTTCAGGGACAGCGTTTCTACTTAAGTGCTGTTTCCATTCTGGCCTTGCTGGTCATTGGATTCCTTTTTACGCTCGGAAAAATACAGGGACGGCTCCTTCAGACCGCTATTGGTCTGATTACCGCGGGGATTTTAGGCAATCTATATGACCGGCTCTTTAATCACGGCCTCGTGCGGGACTTTCTTGATTTCCACATCCGATCCTATCACTGGCCGACCTTTAATCTCGCCGACACCCTCCTGTGCATCGGCGTAGGACTGATTCTGCTGGCGGGCTTCACATCTGAAGCTTGTCAAAAACAGAATCCTCCACAAAAATAG
- a CDS encoding TraR/DksA C4-type zinc finger protein gives MHWLENQGLHRSRQDSTGDLSNMPIHMADIGTDTYEQEFSLGLMDSERRLVREILDALRRIEQGTYGICEGTGKPIPKGRLEANPWARYCVEYASLLEQGKVIEHRYSGPIRFADGLEEEADEEEGNETPEEESEEAELGPEETDSDIELDGEDFEEEDGSFF, from the coding sequence GTGCATTGGCTGGAAAATCAGGGATTACATCGATCTCGACAGGATTCAACGGGAGATTTGTCCAATATGCCGATTCATATGGCGGATATTGGAACAGATACTTATGAGCAGGAGTTTTCGCTGGGCCTGATGGACAGCGAACGCCGACTGGTACGGGAAATTCTGGATGCCTTAAGACGCATTGAACAAGGGACTTACGGTATTTGTGAGGGTACGGGCAAACCGATTCCCAAAGGACGTCTTGAGGCCAACCCCTGGGCACGTTATTGTGTAGAATATGCTTCTTTGCTGGAGCAGGGGAAGGTAATTGAGCATCGGTACTCTGGTCCGATTCGATTTGCTGATGGGCTTGAGGAAGAAGCTGACGAAGAGGAGGGAAATGAAACTCCGGAAGAAGAGAGCGAAGAGGCAGAACTGGGTCCGGAAGAAACGGATTCTGACATCGAGTTGGATGGAGAAGATTTTGAGGAAGAGGACGGTTCTTTCTTTTGA
- a CDS encoding ABC transporter ATP-binding protein — MSFIQIQNLAFSFGGIEVFRDLSLTIEKGSFCGLAGPNGVGKSTLLKLIGGHLEPSRGSVQIESLTDISKTVAYLPQETIPVFGYTVSEIVMIARYCRKKRLFFEEEEDFRAVREAMHLTSTEHLASRPITHLSGGERQRVYLARAIAQQTPVLLLDEPVSHLDLKHQVLICEVLRRLQNQQNKTIVMATHDLNTASLYCDWMILLGRGGRLISGPVGEVLTKENIEGIYDIECNVYTSHGVRLFGPRVAKAECLPDENKVK, encoded by the coding sequence TTGAGTTTTATTCAGATTCAAAATCTGGCATTCTCCTTCGGGGGAATTGAGGTTTTTAGGGATTTATCGCTGACGATTGAAAAGGGAAGCTTTTGCGGGTTAGCGGGTCCGAATGGAGTTGGGAAAAGTACGCTTTTAAAACTTATCGGTGGGCATTTAGAGCCTTCAAGAGGGAGTGTTCAAATAGAATCTTTGACAGACATTTCCAAGACTGTTGCGTATTTGCCTCAAGAGACTATTCCTGTATTTGGATATACTGTATCAGAAATAGTGATGATAGCCCGATATTGTCGAAAAAAAAGGTTGTTTTTTGAGGAAGAGGAGGATTTTAGGGCTGTGCGGGAAGCAATGCATTTGACTTCGACGGAGCATCTGGCTTCTCGGCCGATTACGCATTTGAGCGGCGGAGAAAGACAACGGGTTTATTTGGCTCGTGCCATTGCCCAACAGACGCCGGTGCTGCTGCTGGATGAACCGGTCAGCCATTTAGACCTGAAACATCAGGTTCTTATCTGTGAAGTTTTGCGACGTCTTCAGAATCAGCAAAATAAGACCATTGTGATGGCCACACATGATTTAAATACGGCTTCTTTATATTGTGATTGGATGATTTTACTGGGGAGAGGGGGACGCTTGATAAGCGGGCCGGTCGGAGAAGTTTTAACAAAAGAGAATATAGAAGGTATATATGATATAGAATGTAATGTATATACATCTCACGGAGTTCGTCTTTTTGGGCCGAGGGTCGCCAAAGCCGAGTGTTTGCCGGATGAGAACAAGGTTAAGTAA
- a CDS encoding helical backbone metal receptor translates to MLVWFCLLLLGFVLAASLVSFRRTALKMQSLQPEDGSLRIVSLAPNLTEILFAMGLGEQVVGVSSDSNFPPEAARCKKVGTFWNPDAEAVLAVRPTLVITLGFEQQANLAALLERSGCRTLRLDVDTLPQLYKAIEAIGSAAGCPRAAEDLVRQIAEGLEAFRGKAGNCARRAVWIIQRQPLRAAGKKTYFTELLEIAGAGNAVSSSLYSFPLLTEEHFLSCDAEVIFETADTPADLERQKATAKIFYRRFRGVPAVEQGRVYVLNGDLLCRLGPRIPLALEEIVRCLCGQAEGAL, encoded by the coding sequence ATGCTGGTGTGGTTTTGCCTGCTGCTGTTAGGTTTTGTTTTGGCGGCATCGCTGGTTTCCTTTCGGCGGACAGCTTTGAAAATGCAGTCATTGCAGCCGGAGGATGGGTCCCTGCGTATCGTCTCGCTGGCCCCGAATCTGACGGAGATTCTGTTTGCGATGGGGCTGGGTGAGCAGGTGGTTGGGGTCAGCTCCGACAGCAATTTCCCGCCGGAGGCCGCCCGCTGCAAAAAGGTCGGAACGTTCTGGAATCCGGATGCCGAGGCGGTTCTGGCGGTTCGTCCGACCCTCGTGATTACACTCGGTTTTGAGCAGCAGGCGAATTTAGCCGCTTTGCTGGAGCGAAGCGGCTGTCGGACGCTCCGGCTGGACGTGGATACGCTCCCTCAATTGTATAAAGCCATTGAGGCAATCGGCTCGGCCGCCGGATGTCCCCGGGCGGCGGAGGATTTGGTGCGTCAGATTGCCGAGGGGCTGGAAGCGTTTCGAGGAAAAGCGGGGAATTGTGCTCGGAGAGCCGTCTGGATTATTCAGCGTCAGCCCCTGCGGGCGGCGGGAAAGAAAACGTATTTTACAGAACTTTTGGAGATAGCCGGCGCCGGCAATGCGGTCAGTTCATCTCTCTATTCGTTTCCGCTGCTCACCGAGGAACATTTTTTGTCCTGCGATGCGGAGGTGATTTTCGAGACAGCAGACACCCCGGCGGACCTGGAGCGTCAGAAGGCGACGGCAAAGATCTTTTACCGCCGCTTTCGCGGGGTTCCGGCCGTGGAGCAGGGTCGAGTTTATGTGCTCAACGGAGATTTGCTGTGTCGGCTGGGACCGCGGATTCCGCTGGCACTGGAAGAGATAGTCCGCTGTCTGTGCGGACAGGCGGAGGGGGCCCTGTGA
- a CDS encoding iron ABC transporter permease: protein MITARQLLKEVTIGLCGLALVVFLCAFVGSEPLSVEGIVKGRQPDAQIFFQVRIPRLLLAVLVGASLASAGAVFQVLLRNPLAEPYILGISSGAGLGVMTAVLVGVHWSGWGLSGASLLAFVGAAGTTLLVWWLGGFTGRTVGPGLILAGVIVNVFFSAVMMLLASMAPGGQFQTTLFWLMGCLSSYTDWPVWLVSVVLVGAGFGVLFYLSPQLNILSLGTSEARSLGVVPERLFPTALAAAALMTSTAVSLSGLIGFVGLIVPHSVRLLFGADHRRLLPMCAIFGAVFLVISDTIARILIHQVQLPTGVVTALAGGPFFLFLLIRQSKQLYGGTL from the coding sequence GTGATTACCGCCAGGCAGCTGCTGAAAGAAGTGACAATCGGCCTTTGCGGGCTGGCGCTGGTGGTTTTTTTGTGTGCGTTCGTCGGTTCAGAACCGCTTTCTGTGGAGGGAATCGTCAAAGGCCGTCAGCCGGATGCCCAGATTTTCTTTCAGGTTCGGATTCCCCGTCTTCTGCTGGCGGTTTTGGTGGGGGCCTCGCTGGCCTCGGCCGGGGCTGTTTTTCAGGTTTTGCTCAGAAATCCCCTGGCGGAACCGTATATTCTGGGAATCTCCAGCGGAGCAGGGCTGGGGGTTATGACGGCGGTACTGGTAGGGGTTCATTGGAGCGGATGGGGACTGTCCGGGGCATCTTTGCTTGCCTTTGTCGGAGCAGCCGGTACCACCTTGCTGGTCTGGTGGCTCGGTGGATTTACCGGCCGCACGGTGGGGCCGGGGCTGATTTTGGCCGGCGTCATCGTGAATGTTTTCTTTTCCGCTGTGATGATGCTGTTGGCCTCGATGGCTCCGGGCGGTCAGTTTCAGACCACTCTTTTTTGGCTGATGGGCTGCCTGAGTTCTTATACGGATTGGCCGGTTTGGCTGGTAAGTGTAGTGCTGGTCGGAGCGGGGTTCGGAGTGCTGTTCTATTTGAGCCCGCAGCTGAATATTCTTTCGCTGGGCACCTCAGAGGCCCGCAGCTTGGGCGTGGTGCCGGAGCGGCTTTTTCCGACAGCCCTTGCAGCGGCGGCTTTGATGACCTCAACAGCCGTCAGTTTAAGCGGTTTGATTGGTTTTGTGGGACTGATTGTCCCTCATTCCGTTCGGCTGCTTTTTGGGGCTGACCATCGACGGCTTCTGCCGATGTGTGCGATTTTTGGGGCCGTTTTTTTGGTAATTTCCGATACGATTGCGCGGATTTTGATTCATCAGGTTCAACTGCCTACCGGGGTTGTTACAGCCCTGGCAGGCGGACCTTTTTTCCTTTTTCTGCTGATTCGGCAGTCAAAACAGCTTTACGGAGGCACTCTTTGA
- the yacG gene encoding DNA gyrase inhibitor YacG, translated as MKKRNCPICGKETFFQQGSERNPFFPFCSQRCRWVDLGHWLDGAYRIPAEESPSKEESESEKEGSEAE; from the coding sequence ATGAAGAAGAGAAATTGTCCCATCTGCGGCAAGGAAACTTTTTTTCAGCAGGGCTCCGAACGGAATCCGTTTTTCCCCTTTTGCAGTCAGCGATGCCGCTGGGTGGATTTGGGGCATTGGCTGGATGGTGCGTATCGGATTCCTGCCGAGGAGTCGCCTTCGAAAGAAGAGTCCGAGTCGGAAAAAGAGGGTTCTGAAGCGGAATAA
- a CDS encoding tetratricopeptide repeat protein, with product MPTSKQVFGLTLTAMVLVGISLSSGCQMPPATQTVPQPPAPSPEDLLAQQAQQQKEMAVALYVDAMMLLELNEHAEALKKLQMATELDPEFAIAYSMQGDIYQQMQDYENSAKAYEKATELDPWSFKDFFNLGKVYQALKEFAKAVKAYISACTLNPSHYEAHYNAAKCLYLVEDYTQALEYAKKAQAIDPNKAETEVLLGDLYEIQKDHLQAIDAYRRALELEGNKSEIMIPLARAYLRSGRYTAAKELLAAVIEMEPNNSLAHQYMGFAHLRLKEIEEAIASYVKATEADSKDYMAYKSLGVAYMIQYFTDRNPSTKAKGLEAWNISLQLNPNQPQLQKFYEQYQ from the coding sequence ATGCCGACATCAAAGCAGGTTTTCGGATTGACCTTGACAGCAATGGTTTTAGTCGGAATATCTCTCAGCAGCGGATGTCAAATGCCTCCGGCCACTCAAACTGTCCCCCAGCCGCCAGCCCCAAGCCCTGAAGACCTTTTGGCCCAGCAGGCCCAGCAGCAGAAAGAAATGGCGGTTGCTCTCTATGTCGATGCAATGATGCTGCTGGAACTCAATGAGCACGCCGAAGCTCTCAAAAAACTCCAGATGGCCACAGAGCTGGACCCCGAATTCGCCATTGCCTACTCGATGCAGGGGGATATTTATCAGCAGATGCAGGACTACGAAAACAGTGCCAAGGCCTATGAAAAAGCCACGGAACTGGACCCGTGGTCCTTCAAGGACTTTTTCAATCTGGGCAAGGTCTATCAGGCCCTTAAGGAATTCGCCAAAGCCGTGAAGGCCTATATCTCCGCCTGCACCCTCAATCCGAGCCACTATGAGGCCCATTACAATGCCGCCAAGTGTCTCTATCTAGTGGAGGACTACACCCAGGCCCTCGAATACGCCAAAAAAGCTCAGGCTATCGACCCCAATAAAGCTGAAACGGAAGTTCTTCTCGGCGACCTCTATGAAATCCAGAAGGACCATCTGCAGGCCATTGATGCCTACCGGCGGGCTCTGGAGCTGGAGGGCAACAAAAGCGAAATTATGATTCCGCTGGCTCGGGCGTACCTGCGCTCCGGACGATACACCGCCGCCAAAGAACTGCTGGCGGCTGTTATTGAAATGGAGCCGAACAACTCCCTGGCCCATCAGTACATGGGGTTTGCCCACCTTCGGCTGAAGGAAATCGAGGAAGCCATCGCCTCTTATGTCAAGGCCACAGAGGCGGACTCCAAAGATTATATGGCTTACAAATCTCTCGGTGTCGCCTATATGATTCAATACTTCACAGACCGCAATCCCTCCACCAAAGCCAAAGGACTGGAGGCCTGGAATATCTCCCTGCAGCTGAATCCCAATCAGCCCCAGCTGCAGAAATTTTACGAACAATATCAGTAA
- the mutL gene encoding DNA mismatch repair endonuclease MutL, which produces MGKIAVLDDNLVNMIAAGEVIERPASVVKELMENSIDAGARRIVVQVEQGGRDLIRVSDDGCGIAFEDLPLAFEPHATSKIRTSEDLLRISTMGFRGEALASIAAVSRLVMVSRPADSIQAGHMEIDCGQKSPPVPAAGPVGTTVEVRQIFYKLPARRKFLRSANTEMTHVVEQFTRVALAYPELELVLEHGGRTVYSLRAGQSLAERIGILFPSAVAEDLLEVRRQEKAITIQALLGRPDRARTSSSYQYIFLNRRFIRDKFILHAFKEAYRGLIEPQKHPVVFLFLQMPPELFDVNVHPTKTEVRFENANWVYSQVLSALRDKLLSMELPTAGAVPASAASFHAEDPLEELLQKDRESRIRQAMDDFFQSHSAGASVQKRLPFVPSPPADWKPLKPADAGEAEVQSGPFACLQIHNSYLVLPTADGFEVIDQHALHERILYERLRAAAAAGPLTSQRLLVPVILDVSDAQLDALKRAAHLVGKLGIEWDMFGPRSIAVHSFPVLLEGVSVEAYIQDMLDAFLDKGSDVDEERLLAEVLERAACRAAVKAGQPLTPAEIEQLLADRKLAETPGRCPHGRPTSLVFTLKELEKQFKRTGF; this is translated from the coding sequence GTGGGCAAAATTGCGGTCCTCGACGACAATCTGGTCAATATGATTGCAGCCGGCGAGGTTATTGAACGCCCCGCCAGTGTCGTCAAGGAGCTGATGGAAAACAGCATCGATGCGGGGGCTCGGCGGATTGTTGTACAGGTTGAGCAAGGGGGGCGGGACCTGATCCGCGTCAGTGATGACGGCTGCGGAATTGCTTTTGAGGATTTGCCGCTGGCCTTTGAACCGCACGCGACCAGCAAGATTCGCACCAGTGAGGATTTGCTGCGGATTTCGACGATGGGCTTTCGGGGGGAGGCGCTGGCGAGCATTGCGGCGGTTTCCCGGCTGGTGATGGTCAGCCGTCCTGCAGACAGCATTCAGGCCGGACACATGGAAATCGACTGCGGACAAAAAAGCCCTCCGGTGCCCGCCGCCGGGCCGGTGGGAACCACCGTCGAGGTGCGGCAGATTTTTTATAAGCTTCCTGCACGGCGCAAATTCCTTCGCTCGGCCAATACGGAAATGACGCATGTCGTCGAGCAGTTTACCCGCGTTGCCCTGGCTTATCCGGAGCTCGAATTGGTGCTGGAGCACGGCGGGCGAACAGTGTATTCTCTCCGAGCCGGACAATCCTTGGCGGAGCGGATTGGGATTTTGTTTCCATCGGCGGTTGCGGAGGATTTGCTGGAGGTTCGGCGGCAGGAAAAAGCGATCACAATCCAGGCCCTGCTGGGCCGGCCCGACCGGGCGCGAACCAGCAGCAGTTATCAATATATCTTTCTCAATCGCCGCTTTATTCGGGATAAGTTTATCCTGCATGCCTTCAAAGAGGCCTACCGCGGATTGATTGAACCGCAGAAGCACCCCGTCGTCTTTTTGTTTCTCCAGATGCCGCCGGAGCTGTTCGATGTAAATGTGCACCCGACGAAGACGGAGGTGCGCTTTGAAAATGCCAACTGGGTTTATTCGCAGGTGCTTTCGGCACTGCGGGACAAGCTGCTTTCGATGGAGCTGCCGACCGCCGGAGCCGTCCCGGCTTCCGCCGCCTCGTTTCACGCGGAGGACCCGCTGGAGGAACTGCTTCAGAAAGACCGCGAAAGCCGGATTCGGCAGGCGATGGACGACTTTTTCCAGTCGCATTCAGCCGGTGCATCCGTTCAGAAAAGACTGCCTTTTGTACCGTCGCCGCCGGCTGATTGGAAGCCGCTGAAGCCGGCGGATGCCGGAGAAGCCGAAGTGCAGTCTGGTCCGTTTGCCTGTCTTCAGATTCACAACAGTTATCTGGTGCTGCCGACGGCGGACGGCTTTGAGGTGATTGACCAGCATGCCCTTCACGAGCGAATCTTGTATGAGCGGCTGCGTGCGGCGGCAGCGGCCGGACCGTTAACTTCTCAGCGGCTTTTGGTGCCGGTGATTCTGGATGTGTCCGATGCGCAGCTGGATGCCTTAAAGCGGGCGGCCCATCTGGTGGGAAAACTGGGAATTGAATGGGATATGTTCGGCCCCCGGAGCATTGCCGTCCATTCGTTTCCGGTTTTGCTGGAAGGTGTGTCTGTGGAGGCGTATATTCAGGACATGCTCGATGCGTTTCTGGACAAAGGTTCGGACGTGGATGAAGAGCGGCTGCTGGCGGAGGTGCTGGAGCGTGCGGCCTGCCGGGCGGCGGTCAAAGCGGGACAGCCGCTGACGCCGGCAGAGATTGAACAATTGCTGGCGGACCGCAAACTGGCCGAAACCCCCGGACGATGTCCGCACGGCAGACCGACCTCTCTGGTCTTTACCCTGAAAGAACTTGAAAAACAGTTTAAGCGGACCGGTTTTTGA
- a CDS encoding bifunctional nuclease family protein, giving the protein MEVPVELSQILINETVDQQIIVLKEKGGQRSFPIVIGMPEILAIDRRLKGYEMPRPLTHDLLASVIEQMGGRILKIVICDLREHTFYARIHIEQNGRVIEVDSRPSDAIALASGLQVPIFVEDSVFDKLQM; this is encoded by the coding sequence ATGGAAGTCCCTGTGGAATTGTCGCAGATTCTCATCAACGAGACGGTAGACCAGCAGATTATTGTGCTCAAGGAAAAAGGAGGCCAGCGGAGTTTTCCGATTGTCATCGGAATGCCGGAGATTCTGGCGATTGACCGGCGTCTGAAGGGCTATGAGATGCCCCGTCCGCTCACCCATGACCTGCTGGCTTCGGTGATTGAACAGATGGGAGGACGGATTCTGAAGATTGTCATCTGCGATTTGCGCGAGCATACGTTCTATGCCCGGATTCATATCGAGCAGAACGGCCGGGTCATTGAAGTGGACAGCCGGCCGTCGGACGCCATAGCCCTGGCCAGCGGTCTGCAGGTGCCTATTTTTGTGGAGGATTCTGTTTTTGACAAGCTTCAGATGTGA
- the gpmI gene encoding 2,3-bisphosphoglycerate-independent phosphoglycerate mutase — translation MAGTNIRLRKRPCVMIIRDGWGYNPNPAEDAYNAVKQAKVPVDTMLMKTYPNCLIRTYGEDVGLPEGTMGNSEVGHQNIGAGRIVYQDSVRITLSIRQGDFFRNEVLLEAVRCAKQKNRRLHLFGLCSDIGVHSLLGHLYGLLELAKREGLQKVYLHAFTDGRDSPPTSGAGYLRDIQAKMKEIGVGQVASVMGRFYAMDRDKRWERVQEAYDCLTLGKGGRARDVIQAIEDSYAKNETDEFIKPVNIIDGDGKPVALVEDGDSVIFFNFRGDRPRELTRAFVDKDFSGFVRTAHPKVHYVCMTEYDATIQAPVAFPPIREMPNIAGEYFSKLGLKQFRCAETEKYAHVTFFFNGGREEPFEGEERQIVPSPKVKTYDLKPEMSANEVCQVILEKLDSNRFDVIICNFANPDMVGHTGVLAAAVKAAETVDACVGRILEKVRQMGGSAVVLADHGNFEKMWDFENNMPHTAHTVGDVPFIVVDEEFRHRKMASGGRLADVVPTFLEVMGLPKPEEMTGRSLLL, via the coding sequence ATGGCTGGGACCAATATACGGCTGCGGAAGAGACCTTGCGTGATGATTATCCGGGACGGCTGGGGATATAACCCAAATCCGGCGGAAGATGCCTACAACGCCGTCAAACAGGCTAAAGTGCCGGTCGATACAATGCTGATGAAAACCTATCCGAATTGTCTGATTCGCACCTACGGGGAAGATGTCGGACTGCCGGAGGGGACGATGGGCAACAGCGAAGTCGGCCATCAGAACATCGGGGCCGGCCGGATTGTCTATCAGGATTCCGTGCGGATTACCCTGTCGATTCGCCAGGGGGATTTCTTCCGCAACGAAGTGCTGCTGGAAGCGGTCCGCTGTGCCAAACAAAAGAACCGGCGGCTTCATTTGTTCGGCTTGTGCAGCGACATCGGCGTGCATTCTCTGTTGGGCCACTTGTATGGGCTTTTGGAACTGGCAAAACGGGAAGGGCTCCAGAAGGTCTATCTGCATGCCTTTACGGATGGGCGCGATTCGCCGCCGACCAGCGGGGCCGGGTATTTGAGGGATATTCAGGCCAAGATGAAGGAAATCGGGGTCGGACAGGTGGCTTCCGTGATGGGCCGTTTCTATGCGATGGACCGCGACAAACGGTGGGAACGGGTGCAGGAGGCCTACGACTGTCTGACGCTCGGCAAGGGCGGCAGGGCACGGGATGTCATCCAGGCGATTGAAGACAGTTATGCCAAAAATGAAACAGATGAGTTTATCAAACCGGTGAATATCATCGATGGAGACGGCAAGCCTGTGGCGCTGGTCGAAGACGGCGACAGCGTGATTTTCTTTAATTTCCGCGGGGACCGGCCGCGGGAACTGACGCGCGCCTTTGTGGACAAAGATTTCAGCGGTTTTGTCAGGACGGCTCATCCGAAGGTCCATTACGTCTGCATGACAGAATACGATGCGACGATTCAGGCGCCGGTGGCCTTTCCGCCGATTCGAGAGATGCCGAATATTGCCGGGGAGTATTTCAGCAAACTGGGCTTAAAGCAGTTTCGCTGTGCCGAGACGGAAAAATATGCGCATGTAACCTTCTTTTTCAACGGCGGACGGGAAGAACCCTTTGAGGGCGAAGAGCGGCAGATTGTCCCCAGCCCGAAGGTTAAGACCTATGACCTCAAGCCCGAAATGAGCGCTAACGAGGTTTGCCAAGTCATTCTCGAGAAGCTCGACTCCAACCGATTTGATGTGATTATCTGCAATTTTGCCAACCCGGATATGGTGGGGCATACGGGGGTGCTGGCGGCGGCTGTAAAAGCGGCGGAAACGGTGGATGCCTGTGTGGGCCGGATTCTGGAGAAGGTTCGGCAGATGGGAGGCAGTGCCGTCGTGCTGGCTGACCACGGCAATTTTGAGAAGATGTGGGATTTTGAGAACAATATGCCGCATACGGCGCACACGGTCGGCGATGTGCCGTTTATTGTGGTGGATGAGGAGTTCCGTCATCGGAAGATGGCTTCCGGCGGGCGGCTGGCGGATGTGGTGCCGACGTTTCTGGAGGTCATGGGGCTGCCCAAACCGGAAGAGATGACCGGTCGGAGTCTGCTGCTCTGA